From the genome of Paraflavitalea devenefica, one region includes:
- a CDS encoding MBOAT family O-acyltransferase, producing MVFNSITFLIFSGIFFPVYFLTKGKLRLWWILLASYVFYGWWDWRFLTLIMISTFMDYNFGKLIGATEEKRKRRTYLIFSMIMNLGFLGFFKYFNFFIDSFVSMMHAFGFQPSVTTLQIMLPIGISFYTFQSLSYTIDIYRREIPVERNMLKFAAFIALFPQLVAGPIVRARDLLPQMNTDKKFDWDNFNSGLGRILWGFFKKVAIADSLAPFVDQCWADPTKFSSSHLFIGVIFYSFQIYCDFSGYSDIAIGLARIMGYRFVENFKTPYFSQSFSEFWTRWHISLSSWLRDYLYIPLGGNRKGKFNTYKNNMITMLLGGLWHGANLAFIFWGFLHGVYLILQRVTTPIWRKFVQIVRMPAFLNSAICIVIVYTLTVFAWIYFRSGSMGHSSFAIANTIIGRILSFEDFNWASTFNKYQILKGFLLLSIMLAVEITNQRVSWNVTQLQRPALRIALFASVLWLIALFGTFSANSFIYFQF from the coding sequence ACGTATTCTATGGCTGGTGGGATTGGCGTTTCCTCACGCTCATCATGATCTCCACCTTCATGGACTACAACTTTGGTAAGCTCATCGGCGCCACGGAAGAGAAACGGAAACGGCGCACCTACCTCATCTTTAGTATGATCATGAACCTCGGCTTCCTGGGGTTCTTCAAATACTTCAACTTCTTTATTGACAGCTTTGTGAGCATGATGCATGCGTTTGGCTTCCAGCCTTCCGTGACCACGCTGCAGATCATGCTGCCCATCGGTATCTCTTTCTATACCTTCCAGAGCTTGTCGTACACCATTGACATCTACCGCCGGGAAATACCCGTAGAGCGGAACATGCTCAAATTTGCCGCCTTCATTGCGCTATTTCCGCAGTTAGTGGCCGGGCCTATTGTAAGGGCCAGGGACCTGCTGCCGCAAATGAATACCGACAAGAAATTTGACTGGGACAATTTCAATTCCGGCCTGGGGCGCATACTCTGGGGCTTCTTCAAAAAAGTGGCCATTGCCGATTCGCTGGCGCCCTTTGTTGATCAGTGCTGGGCCGATCCCACCAAATTCTCTTCTTCGCACCTGTTCATCGGGGTCATCTTCTACTCCTTCCAGATCTATTGCGACTTCTCCGGCTACTCCGATATTGCCATCGGTTTGGCGCGGATCATGGGATACCGCTTCGTGGAGAACTTTAAAACGCCTTACTTCTCCCAAAGCTTCAGTGAGTTCTGGACACGCTGGCATATCTCCCTCTCCAGTTGGCTGCGCGATTACCTCTACATTCCGCTCGGGGGTAACAGGAAGGGGAAGTTCAATACCTACAAGAACAACATGATCACCATGTTGCTGGGGGGATTGTGGCATGGGGCCAACCTCGCCTTCATATTCTGGGGCTTCTTGCATGGCGTATACCTCATTCTGCAGCGGGTCACCACGCCCATCTGGCGGAAATTTGTGCAGATCGTGCGTATGCCTGCCTTCCTCAACTCAGCCATTTGCATCGTCATCGTATATACATTAACCGTATTTGCCTGGATCTACTTCCGGTCGGGCAGCATGGGGCATAGCAGCTTTGCCATTGCCAATACCATCATCGGCCGGATATTATCGTTTGAAGACTTTAACTGGGCCAGTACCTTTAACAAATACCAGATATTAAAAGGCTTTTTATTACTGAGTATCATGCTGGCGGTGGAGATCACCAATCAGCGGGTGTCATGGAACGTAACACAACTGCAGCGTCCCGCTTTGCGGATAGCGCTCTTTGCTTCCGTGCTGTGGCTCATCGCCCTGTTTGGAACATTCTCTGCCAACTCATTTATATATTTCCAGTTTTAA
- a CDS encoding T9SS type A sorting domain-containing protein codes for MKHLYPKTFWTILLISISITTWQSAQAQCPAGSITPTANTTYNNGQVICISSSFSGTLTLNSGATMVIISGGTFTGDFNGKSGSIIEVQAGGAFKPGNANNLASAIAVKKNGTAILGTGGLTLANGFSVSNYGTFTFSNGPTLENNTTVTNTSCGTMSFGQTTTLKNGSVLNNSGTLTFQSTLATESGSTIDNRGRITVVGDFNPKGFFKNQWQAIFKGNNNFNAGADSIINLYTMVFKNAIHGTLKVRNEGLFWIGGSFQLNSASGTGGIQMTRTNAQVRVNGAMANGATISGIGRLYVGGALSNNGGTMAGKNGSEKLFINKSVSNGSATNTQTSASMVAEDTTTFTGGAGNPDVSCAQLLPMTVSSLKGAYNDNGVDLSWYTLTESNGKKFVVEYSTDGVAFAKGGEVAAKGNSNARINYQFRFTKITGTTLYFRLLLEDVDGSTEYTGMVMVKTGAAQKITAGVYPNPFAEKLEVTITLSTNTAVAVKLFDMNGRTVRTHSYTGQSGSNKWTLTGLSELPRGLYIVEVAAGEQKWIQKIIR; via the coding sequence ATGAAGCATCTTTACCCTAAAACTTTCTGGACAATCCTTTTGATTTCTATTAGCATTACCACCTGGCAGTCTGCACAAGCCCAATGCCCCGCAGGTAGTATAACACCTACAGCCAACACTACCTACAACAATGGCCAGGTCATCTGTATCTCTTCCAGCTTTAGCGGAACGCTTACACTCAACAGTGGCGCTACCATGGTCATCATCAGTGGCGGCACTTTCACTGGTGACTTTAATGGCAAGAGCGGATCGATCATAGAAGTACAGGCAGGCGGCGCCTTTAAACCCGGCAATGCCAATAACCTTGCCTCAGCCATCGCTGTTAAAAAGAATGGTACAGCCATCTTAGGCACTGGTGGTTTAACCCTTGCCAATGGCTTTTCAGTTTCCAATTATGGCACCTTCACTTTTTCCAACGGTCCGACGCTGGAAAACAATACAACAGTGACCAATACTTCCTGCGGAACTATGAGCTTTGGACAGACCACCACACTCAAAAACGGATCTGTACTGAATAACAGCGGCACCCTCACCTTCCAAAGTACACTGGCTACAGAGAGTGGCAGCACGATTGATAACCGTGGCAGGATTACGGTAGTGGGCGATTTTAATCCCAAAGGCTTCTTCAAAAACCAGTGGCAGGCGATATTTAAAGGCAATAACAACTTCAATGCAGGGGCTGATTCTATCATCAACCTCTATACCATGGTATTCAAAAATGCCATCCATGGTACCCTTAAAGTGCGCAATGAGGGATTGTTCTGGATAGGCGGCTCTTTTCAGCTCAATAGTGCAAGTGGTACAGGTGGTATCCAGATGACCCGTACCAATGCGCAGGTCCGTGTGAATGGTGCTATGGCGAATGGCGCTACCATCAGCGGGATAGGTAGGTTATATGTAGGCGGAGCACTTTCCAACAATGGCGGTACAATGGCCGGCAAGAACGGCAGTGAAAAATTATTCATCAATAAGTCGGTATCCAATGGCAGCGCTACCAATACACAGACAAGTGCATCCATGGTGGCAGAAGATACCACCACCTTTACCGGTGGAGCTGGTAATCCCGACGTTTCCTGCGCCCAGTTATTGCCCATGACCGTATCATCCCTGAAAGGAGCATATAACGACAATGGGGTAGACCTTAGCTGGTACACCCTTACAGAAAGCAACGGTAAAAAATTTGTGGTGGAGTACAGTACGGATGGAGTGGCTTTTGCAAAAGGGGGTGAAGTGGCTGCCAAAGGGAACAGCAATGCCAGGATCAACTATCAGTTCCGCTTTACCAAAATAACCGGCACTACGCTTTACTTCCGGTTGTTGCTGGAAGATGTGGATGGAAGCACAGAATATACCGGCATGGTGATGGTGAAAACGGGTGCTGCGCAAAAAATAACAGCGGGTGTATATCCCAATCCCTTTGCGGAAAAACTGGAAGTGACCATTACACTGTCCACGAATACGGCTGTAGCTGTTAAACTATTCGACATGAATGGACGTACGGTAAGAACCCATAGCTATACCGGTCAGAGCGGCAGCAATAAGTGGACACTTACCGGGCTGAGCGAATTGCCCCGTGGGTTGTACATCGTGGAAGTGGCGGCTGGTGAACAAAAATGGATACAAAAAATTATCAGGTAA